In a genomic window of Scyliorhinus torazame isolate Kashiwa2021f chromosome 5, sScyTor2.1, whole genome shotgun sequence:
- the LOC140418564 gene encoding uncharacterized protein has product MATKSGCFFTPAGVRRGGFAVGKLKTDITSGSEYHQIFNMQENSNASSAEKCGDCEQGFRSLSELEAHQPSHTGERLFTCPECGKGFTWSSNLLRHQRVHSGETPFTCPECGKGFTRSSGLQQHQWVHTGERPFICSKCGKGFTDSSTLLKHQQVHTDERPFKCVDCARCYKSSLNLMRHQRAHTDERPFRCLDCGTGFRQSSELIVHQRIHTGERPFTCPECGKGFTRSSGLLQHQRVHTGERPFSCSKCGKGFSDSSTLLKHQQVHTEARPFQCTDCGKCYKSPVDLMRHQLVHTDERPFRCSHCGTGFRQSSQLTVHQRIHTRERPFTCFECGKGFTQSSTLQRHQRVHTGERPFPCFVCGKRFTRLSILTSHQRVCK; this is encoded by the exons atggcgacgAAGAGCGGTTGCTTCTTTACACCCGCA ggtgttagaaggggaggatttgcagttgggaaactgaaaacagacatcacatcaggatctgaatatcatcagatttttAACATGCAAGAAAATAGCAATGCTAGCAGTGCggagaaatgtggggactgtgagcaGGGATTCAGATCCCTTTCGGAGCTGGAAGCCCATCAgcccagtcacactggggagagactgttcacctgcccagaatgtgggaagggattcacctggtcatccaatctgctgagacaccagcgagttcatagtggggagacgccattcacctgcccagagtgtgggaagggattcactcgatcatcagggctgcaacaacaccagtgggttcacactggggagaggccattcatctgctccaagtgtggaaagggatttactgaTTCTTCCACTCTGTtgaaacaccagcaggttcacacggacgagagaccttttaaatgtgtagACTGTGCGAGGTGCTATAAAAGTTCCCTCAACCTAATGCGCCATCAGCGagctcacactgatgagagaccgttcaggtgcttggACTGTGGAACTGGGTTCAGGCAGTCATCTGAACTCattgtacaccagcgaattcacactggagagaggccgttcacctgccccgaatgtgggaagggattcactcgatcatcagggctactacaacaccagcgagttcacaccggtgagaggccattctcctgctccaagtgtggaaagggattcagcgattcatccaccctgctgaaacaccagcaggttcacactgaagCGAGACCATTTCAATGCactgactgtgggaagtgctataaaagtcctGTGGATCTGATGCGccatcagcttgttcacactgatgagagaccattcagatgctctcactgtgggacagggttcagacaatcatctcaactgactgtacaccagcgaattcacaccagggagaggccattcacctgcttcgagtgtgggaaaggattcactcagtcatccactctgcaaagacaccagcgagttcacactggggagagaccgttcccctgcttcgtgtgtgggaagagattcactcggttgtccATCCTGACAAGTCACCAGCGTGTTTGTAAATAA